The sequence TTAAAGCAAGAGCATGATTATCAAAAGCAAAGTCCACAATTACCTGGTTTTTATGATGCTGAGTATCTGCTTTATgctttattaacattttatggATTAAAGCCTAAAACCACATCCCAGACTAAGGCCACCTGTGCTTGGACCAGGACACTCATTTCCATTTTGACCAAACCCAAGATTTACAAGATGTACAATTCTTAATCTATTACATTTCTAATGTGTGTTGTCCTTATTCACCAAACATTCTTATATTGTAAAGTTTTTACAAAGATTATAGCATTCACTAATATTTTTTTGGATTCTGGATTTGTTCAGTTTACAAGGACAAATAGATTTTCGTAAGAACTGTGAACAATTAATGATTGGATGTAGACTTTTTGTTAGGTGTTTTCTTGAGaacaaatgtaaagaaaaaacctTGGGTAGATAGCAGTTAATGAGGCCCACTCTTTTTTGTGCAAAAGAGCCATCAATAGAATTCACTCAACAAAGTTGAGtgaatataaagtttttttttgtttgttttttattagtacaACTGTACTGTAGATACATAACACCAACCCAGGGAATGATTCActattgtttttataattattgtattatattattgctGTTATTGATTTTCACAACAATCCAGCATGTTTGTGTGCAAATCAAGTGAGGGACATAAATGAGACTTGCCCATTGCTGcagtcacattttttttaattcaaacttTTTACAAAAATTGTAATAAGTACAACTGTCTGAATTAGATGTTGCCCAAAAACGCCCCTAAAGTTTCAACTTCTAGTGGAAAAGTCACAGAAAGTTTTGAGATTCAAGCTGTTGTGACCTTCAACCTTTCTGGATGGCGGAGAAGAAGATGAATTTAACAGATGGTCTATAATTCTTTATTTGTGGCAGTACCACTGCTGTGCACATTAATGTGCATTTAATCTGTTATAGAACAGTGCCAGTTATCATTCAATCCATAGCAAGCTGACTATTCTGCTAGCATGGTTTACCAGGACGCTGGTAAAGACAATCCTTGTATCCTTTTTATGTCACTTTAACGAAAAAAAATTAAGGGGAAGTAGGATCTTGTGACTAGCACATGAACACAGCATATATGCTTAACTGAGTAATGGATGATTTGGAAATACCAAATTGCTGTTTTCAAAGCAAGAGGCAGGTGCTGGTAATGATTAATGGGTGTGGTCTGTGTGGAGCAGGAGCTGGAAAGAGTGATAAACTTGGATATTCCAAGATGTGGGATTGTGAACAGCTTGGGTAAGTCATATATAGGATTGTCTATTTAGCACCTGCATGTCAGTTAGGTAATGTTGAAGGTGTGTTGAGCAACCGCATATCAACAATGGCTATTATTTAAGAACATGCCTTCCAAACATCTTTTGTTTTACCTGGCAGCACAATGGATTTTTATTAGCTGCTATTATTCCTAAAATGGCTGTAGGGTTCTGTAGCAAAGATAACTTGAAGAACAAATACTAATGCTGCAGACCTTCATGATCTTCAATACCCTTGGGTTCATTGCCTGGTACATAGTTTCTTCTTATATAAATACAAATCACTCCTAAATACTGTATAGTAAAGTCTATTCGTGTTGAGTTTATGTTGCAAATTGAGTCTGTTTTGAAGGGTATTAACATTAATCTCCTGGTTAAATAATATCTTATTTAAATTCTTGGTTGATTGTTTGGTTGTGTACTCAAGGGAGCACCCACCCGTATTCCTGTAGTCTACATCTATGCTAAACCGGTTATGAATAACATGTAAGTTAAAAGAACGCTATCTTCGAAACTCTGTTTTAGTGGCCTGATATCAACCATGTATTTGATTGCtcaagaactaaactgaagctaTAAAGACTTTGCAGCAATCTGAAAGAGGTGTGGTAGGACAGATCAATATTCACATTTATTGGTGTTTGCTGGAGAGCACCCACGGTTTAGTGTGGGTTATGCAGTAGAGTTCTGTGTTAAGAGAGGAGGGTGCGGTCCCCTCCAGGCAGTGGGAGAAATGGGAAGGGCCTGTGAGGTGGAGGAAAGAGAGAGTATAAATAAGCCCCACCCAAAATTCCTGTCTGTTGGCCTTCACCACCTGAGAACTGCTTCTGAGTGCTAGAGAGATCACCAAGAAACAGGTAacggactgtttttttttttttctcatacacCTAATACATTGTGCTTTCTCTAATCTGTTGTTACATTGGTGCTGTGAATCCAACCGAATACATTGTGTTGAAGTTTAGTGATGAACAAGATCTGAGACTTTAGCAGTGTAGTAACTTCCTCTTGTCACAGGCAAATGGGCAAATGAGAAGTTGACGCACATTAGTCACGTTGTTTAGGACACTTTAGCTTCATACATAACAGAAGTAGACACATGTAGACACATGAAATGTACTTTTTCAGAAAGATATTTTATACCTAAACATAAGTTTCACATGTGTTTAGGTATAAAATATCTTTCTGAAAAAGTACATTTCTCTCAAACCTGTCTGAAACACTGCATTGCGGCCTGTTGTGACTTGCAGTGCAGCTCTGTTGTGTAATCAGGGGTTTAGAGCATTAGTGTAGACATTTGTTTATTAGGTGAATCTTTGCTCAGAACTTGAGAAGAGGATAACTTGATGGGGAAAATACACTTAGGATGTGAAATGCTCTACTGTAGCAAAACTACGGAGTCAGAATTGCTGTCAGTGGTGAAACAGGCAGGGGAAAAGGGGTATCATTCCATTAGATGTTGATTGTTCTTCCTGATGCCTGTGCTTCGTGTGCTTCCTGATACCACACTGTCGGAAAAGTAATTCTGTACAGATATATGTTTACCTAAGTACAAATAGTGCGAATAGGCCCGTCACAATAACAAGTTTTTGACTATATATTGtcacagaaataaacaagagacataatattattttaattttatgagtattttatgCCCAGATATATTATTAATACTGTTGCATAATGATATATTtccacaatacaatacaattcaaAGGACAGTGAACTCATTAGAcattagaatataaatataaaatgtttacactaataaatgtttacaataattaataaaacaaatggcTCTTCTCGCTGAATAAACACAATAGGCGACATTGATGTCAGCAACATTTATGTCCATACTttctaattattgtgacagagTGCAAATGTAAGTACAACATAATCTCTGGTCCATCTGTGTACTTTAAAAGTAAGGAAAAACAACTGCAAATAAATACAACAATGTCTTTTAACTAAAAGTACTAAACACATGTCTGTAAGAGTACCAAAATGAATGCCTCTATTACTGTAGCCAGTAGTGCAGTGACCCCACACAGAGTGCAGTGTAACAGGTGAAGACCTAATACTCAAGGGTTACTGGTGTTTTTAAATAATAGATTCAAGCATatgctccaaaattattttgctattatattGTCAGTATATTAGTAGCATAAAATGGTCCTAAAATGGcaacaaatatgttttttaattactTCTGGTTATATCTTCCAGAAATAATAGGATGTGTCAGGCCTACCTGTGATCCTGTCTTACACTactagttttttattatttttattattactaaaacTTAGGCCtagaacatacaaaaaaaaccttACTTCTCCAACCAGCTTATCAATATcaacattacatttaaaacattcgGACAAATCTGACTGGTTGCCAAATCCTGTTATAATACACACTGCAGAAAATGACTGCAGTGTTTAATGAAACTCTTTCATTTTTCTTACACTGAAGTTTCTGTAATAATTACAACACATAGTTAGTTAAGAAGAATCCAAACAAATTGATTATAAAGCAATTACACACTCAGGAAGGCATTCTTATTCCTTTCCATTTGTTTTTGCTAAAAAAGTGACCTTTTAGAACAGTTTCTTCTGCAGCTTTATGCCATTAGATTACCTTTCCTGTTTTTCATTCTTCAGCTCTCAGGAGCAGGGGTGTGGTGGGGGTAGTCTTTCACATATGAGTCATTCAGACATGATCCATACAGCTCTAGGGGTTTAAAAACAGAAACTTTTGGATTAGACACACTAAATAGAGCATCAGATGCATTCAAAGGGAACCAGTACTGCTGCATTTCGTGTGTTGTGTTGATTTTGAAGTATTTTTGGAAGAAGACCCTGTAATCTGGCCCTGAGGTGGGATAGAGAGTGAAGTTAAATGTTTGATGTCATAATATGGTTGGTTTGCTAAAAACCTGGTTATAGCATACTATCTCTCTTTGTTTTCCCCCAATTTCTTTCAATTTCAAATTCTGCACACTTTTGAGTTCTACATATGTACAGAACCCTTATTGTTCACAAAACATAAAATAGGTAGTTCACCAAACATTTAGTTGTACATGCTTCAATTTGTTCCCATGTTAGTTAGGCCGAACAAATCCCATCCTTAGGGCTTTAACATGTCCACAACTGGTTGCCACATCCTAATAAATCCTTGTATATTGTCATAAAGAGTGTGAGTACAGTTTTCCAGTGGTGGTACTCTTAGTATTTCCTAAGAGTATACCAGTCATCCAATTTAGCATTGTCATTAAGCCCTGGACTGAACACTTGAGCTGCCAAGATACAATAAATGACAGCTGGGTCCAGTTTATAATTGATAAAAGTCTCCACTTCAAGCTTGACTTCtctcattttgtatttttgtacacTTTACATTTCTTTCTTAATAACCCTATTGATACAGAATATATAGGAGCTAAcacgtttttattgtttttttttctttccagatACCATGGATGTAAGTTTACCTTTTATCTTCATATATCGACTTATTGGATGCATTATTGGATCGAGAAGACTGGAAGAAAGACCACACCTGAAAATCCAATAAACCCTAACACTGTCTTCTATTTGCTGCCCACATCTCACAATCCAACTCCTCCTCAGTGGTTTAAGATTAAGCCTAGATTAtgcctaaacctaaacctagacTAAAACATATTATGTAATTTTTACTAATGATgattcagtttattttaaaacaaagcagTGTAggtaggttttcttttttttaagacatcTGAACATCTGTTTTGCTATTTCTCAGCTTGCAGATGCTCTTGATACTGGAACAGCACAGAGCACTCAGGCCGGGGGGCAAGCATGGCCAGGACAGCCCGCCAATACAGCCTGGCCTGGACAACCTGCTTGGCCCGGGCAACCAGCTCAGCCCGGGCAACCAGCTCAGCCCACCTGGCCGGGGGCACAGCCAGGCATGCCAGCTCAGCCATACTGGCCTGGTCAGCCTGCTCAGCCTGGCCAGCCTGCATGGCCTGGACAACCAAACCAGCCAGCATGGCCTGGACAGCCCAACCAGCCCGCTGCACCAGGCTGGCCAGGCCCGACTCCACCAACCGCACCTCAAACCGGCGCACCACTGGTATAACCTCAGATTAGTTGCATTTTTCATTCTTAATTTGCAGTAAAATAGCAAAGTCATTTTCAATCATTTTGAACTGTTTCTTTTTACTAGGTTGTTCCATATAAGCTGGCTCTGCCCAGTGGAGTTTACGACAGGCTTCTCATCACCATCCAGGGTACAATCAAGCCCAACGCTAAAATGTAAGAACAATCCTACACAATCCAGTCCTTAactacagtgttttttaaatataacctGTTTTCTACTTTGTGGCTTAGCAAAAGTGCACTTaataaaaagtgtgtttaaaaaatagataGATTTAATAATTATTAGTGCCATCTGTCAAGAAGTAGGGAATATATTACACAGCCAGTAAATGGTCTATTCTTGCCAGGAAACCAGTGCCTCGTTGATTCAATTCATGCAGgccacacctcacaacttacactgCTTAGGGTCTGCTTCTAATGTCAACTTCAGACAACCTTCACACATCTTCATAGGCCTCATGTAGTCCATACCATAAATGATCACATATGCTGtgctaatattatggctgattggcGCATTCCCAACTTCTACTTCTTCTGTGCTGAATTCACATGTAGTTTAGCAAGTAAAACTTGTGTATGtgtcccacactaaaattaaacTATGAATCTTTGTTTGTTAGGTTCACAATTGATCTGGGCAGAAACAACGACATAGCTTTTCACTTCAACCCCCGCTTCAATGAAGGTGGAAGGAAAGTCATTGTGAGAAACAGCATGATTGGCAACAATTGGGGCAAGGAGGAAAGAGATGCTCCGTTTCCTTTTGTCCAGGGGCAGCCTTTTGAGGTAAGTACTATGTTTGGGCATGAATCAGAATCAGATTtatacagtagttttttttttgttatagcataccaatatttaaattattatttaaataaatatgatttcatagtagtttcttttttttctccagccaTTTTTACTAAACTGTGCTCAACTAACACTTTCTTCTTTTTGTAGCTGAAGCTCCTGTGCACTCAGAATGAATTCAAAGTGGCTGTGAACAAGAACCACCTCCTTGAGTTCAAACACCGGGTTCGTGAACTCAACCAGATCAACCAAATCACCATCTACAATGATCTCACACTTTCATCTGTTAATGTAGAGACACTACCCTGAACAATATAAAGCCTAAGTGTATTGATTGTTGTGGGGTTTTCTGGGAGGGTGAGGGGTTGGCGTGCAGAAAGTGGCTGCGATGGTTCTTCACTTATTAAAGGGATTTTTTCAGCACATGCTCAtgttttatatgtaattatatgattACATAAAGCACAATACCTACTCCTCTACTATTCGTTGATCTCTGGTTGTATTGCACTGTTGTAGCAACCTCTAGATGACACCACCTCTATAGAAATACGTAAGGAAAGAAATGCAGTTTCTCCTTTTAGTACAAGATAGGGGATCACACTTATTTCAAGGTCTATATGTTCCAATTGTTCCAATGCATGTTGAACATTCAAGTATATCAAGCCAGTGTTGGCCTGTGTAAGTAGTGCAGGCAatagtttatctttttaaagcatCTGGCAACCAAGCCTTAGATATCCTATTGCATATCTGTATAATCTATACCAGGATTTATCTcttgaatacatatacatataaaacctCACGAAAATTTTACAGGGGAATACCTTTCACCATAaaattttagtaaaatgtaaagaaaaactgCCGCATTTGTATTGTGTCAAACAGTGAAAACTTTGACTCAATTGTATGTCAAATCAGATGCCCTCTAGTGGCTTTTACCATTAAGAATGATGAGTAATCTACTCTTTGTAAAGGcagttttgtttttaaatcaaCTCTCATTAAATCAACATTGAAATCTTGGACATGGCAGCTACTGATTCATTATTCATGTTTACATAACAGTTTAGCATGATTATATTGTGTCCTACTTAAAAAGTAGTCCAGGCTGAAACATTTCATAAGGAAATAAAGAACAGGATTGGCTATCATGCTGTAGTATATGTGTGAGTGCACTGTATTTTATAAGATCACAAAAACAATGGAATTATTGCTTGGTCTTATTTTTGTTGCTTAGTCTGGATTGGAGCATGGATTTAAGTTTAAAATATGATACACTGCAGTGGTTCAATCATTACAATgactatataattataaaaagagATCAAAGTAGTTATACTACCCTTTATTGATCAAGAGACTTGGCAAGGTTACTGTGTGCACCTATAGCTAATATGCATAGAGGCCAGCCAaggtgaaaaaatataaaatcttaaGGTAAGATTATGGAAATAACACAAGGTGCTTAGTCAGCTTATCATCTTGTTAATAAACTGTCAAAAATCCTGACTTTACTATTTCTATATAAAAATGTCTTATCCAGCAGCTACATGCAGAGATTCAGCCAATGGCAAGTCAAAGAATGTTGTTGGATGATGGAAACTGCATGCACAAAGATAAAAGCCTGTTTTTAGAGCCAGGTTTACTTTCAGACTTTATTAAACATGCATGGCTGTATTAGATCACTCACAGCAGCACTGAAATTGTGTTTTAGGTTGGAAGCATCAGTAAGATTCCCTTCTAAAAACATAATCTTGACTTTCTTTCAGAATTCAGACCTTAATGTTTATTGTGGCAAACCTAATACCATTTGTGAGAAAGCTACAAGCCAAAAATCCATTAAATAATATAGATTAAATGTTTTCTTGATCTTCGCTGTAGGTATTATATATGTAGCCTAGATTTGTGAAATATAtggttataaaaataaataatttgtttagAACAGTGTATTTATTAAGGACATTACATGTTTATTTAAGTCAGTTTTGTCCAAATCCCCCTCCCAAGAAGGCTTGCCAAATATGCTGGCTATATGCTAGCTGAGTTAGCAGTATGGTGAAATAATGATTATTCATGAGCTGATGTACAGCTTACTTTTTTACACTGCATATAAATACAGCGACACATGGTTTGAGTCTTTTTGAGAATAAATGGTCAAAACTGCAGACAAAAGCAACCAAGCATTTTAGCAATTCTTTATACATTTGTGAAAGCAAGGTTAATTAAAGTGCAAGTATGACAAACACAACTCCCACTGACTGATGATTTTAGTAAgaaaactttctgcatttgcagtTAGCCACTGGCCATCACCCTGTGGATGAGTGGACTTCTAATGTATAGCAatattgtattaaaatatatgtcCCTAGTTTGATTCCCACTGTAAACAAAAGAGAAACAGATCCTACTCTAAGAGTTTAATCCTCGTGATCCGATCAAACACACCCACCTAATGCCAACCATTGGCCTATTAAAGACCAAGCTGCCGCAGAAGTCCGAAGTCAGGTCAGTGTTACATTTTTAATCATGGAAACAGTGGGTGAGAGAGCTCTACCTGAAATACAATACAGCTTAACTGAATTATTTACTGGTAATATTTTTTCAGTGCTTTGAAAGCCTGAGACTGTTCGAGGGATTTACCAGCTTTCTTGCTGGATTTCAAGAACGGATGTGAACATTTTTCACCTGCTATTTCGCCTGCCCTGAGCCTTTCACTAAACTTTCACAGTGCCTACCTGCACAAGAATGTGGAAACAAACAAAGTCAGTGTATAATCAAGACCAGGTGCTATTTTTGTTTAAACAAGTAGGTCTAATTCTCACTCCCTTCATTTAGAGCCAGGAACTTCCTTGAATAACTGGCTACTTTAGATGTTTATATGCTTGACTTATTTACTTTATACATTTCCCCATTAATAATACATGATAATGGCatttattctgatatttttatttgaatatggaaaagtatataaaataatcATTGGCATCACTGTACTGTGATCAATTAATTTTACTGGATATGATTTACTACCTACTGGCTACCAAAAATCGGGTTCTCATGGTCTGTAAGCAGCTGGGGTTTTCACTGGTGCTAACCCAagtgaagagtttttttttaaataatatactctGACAAAGTATATTAAAGTACTTCATGCCAAGCAAGAATACTTTCTATCTAGTCAGCGCATGATAACCAAGCTGTTCTTTAAAGCTTTAATACACTGTAAACACTATATTTTTACAGTTACTTACTGCAGTGAATCATGTTGCTGCAATCTATTATTGGACATGTTTTCATGGATGTTTAAAATACTGCATAATGCATTGTTATCAACTAGTAAGGCTAACAAATGCTAATCTGCCAAGTATACATATTTCAGAAAAAACACTAGTAAATGATTGCCAGGCTAATTGGAGTAAACTGCATAGTCTTTAGCTAACCTTTTTATGGAAATATTTTGAAATAGAGGAATGTTTAATTTGTAAGCTGTTAACTCAGGTGTGACATCTTTCCCAACATTCGCTGTCTGCTGTTTGAAACAGTATGGATCAGTGTTGGAGATAAACATTATGTTTAATAGGGAACAAATATGGCTTTAGTAAATTTGAACTGACATTGAAGTGCATCACTGCAGTTCTCTCAAATTAG is a genomic window of Astyanax mexicanus isolate ESR-SI-001 chromosome 14, AstMex3_surface, whole genome shotgun sequence containing:
- the lgals3b gene encoding galectin-3b isoform X3 — protein: MLADALDTGTAQSTQAGGQAWPGQPANTAWPGQPAWPGQPAQPGQPAQPTWPGAQPGMPAQPYWPGQPAQPGQPAWPGQPNQPAWPGQPNQPAAPGWPGPTPPTAPQTGAPLVVPYKLALPSGVYDRLLITIQGTIKPNAKMFTIDLGRNNDIAFHFNPRFNEGGRKVIVRNSMIGNNWGKEERDAPFPFVQGQPFELKLLCTQNEFKVAVNKNHLLEFKHRVRELNQINQITIYNDLTLSSVNVETLP
- the lgals3b gene encoding galectin-3b isoform X2, which produces MDLADALDTGTAQSTQAGGQAWPGQPANTAWPGQPAWPGQPAQPGQPAQPTWPGAQPGMPAQPYWPGQPAQPGQPAWPGQPNQPAWPGQPNQPAAPGWPGPTPPTAPQTGAPLVVPYKLALPSGVYDRLLITIQGTIKPNAKMFTIDLGRNNDIAFHFNPRFNEGGRKVIVRNSMIGNNWGKEERDAPFPFVQGQPFELKLLCTQNEFKVAVNKNHLLEFKHRVRELNQINQITIYNDLTLSSVNVETLP
- the lgals3b gene encoding galectin-3b isoform X1, producing MVQLHLPHMFLCKRRPFPKDKTVITCIVQCLQDVRCRTNVQLADALDTGTAQSTQAGGQAWPGQPANTAWPGQPAWPGQPAQPGQPAQPTWPGAQPGMPAQPYWPGQPAQPGQPAWPGQPNQPAWPGQPNQPAAPGWPGPTPPTAPQTGAPLVVPYKLALPSGVYDRLLITIQGTIKPNAKMFTIDLGRNNDIAFHFNPRFNEGGRKVIVRNSMIGNNWGKEERDAPFPFVQGQPFELKLLCTQNEFKVAVNKNHLLEFKHRVRELNQINQITIYNDLTLSSVNVETLP